Genomic segment of Paenibacillus amylolyticus:
ATATCGCTATTCATTCCGCGCAATCGCTGCATTAGCCCAGAACACAGCCTGTTCTAAATTCGTCATTGCCAGCGACTGCTCACGAGACTTGGGTGTCTGCTCATCGATCAACTCAGCCAGCTTCTTCGCTTTAGCTCGGATGGCTTCGTACTTCGCCGGTTGACCTTCTTTCGGCGAATGATAGCTGAAATTGTTTTCAATCTGCGGATTCTTCATGAATTCGACCTCCTGAATAGTTTTGGGGAACGCAAAAAGAGCCCTCCGCAATGGAGAGCCCTGTTATAGACAGACGTATGGTGTACATGTTGTACGGCACGACGTACGGCAGTACGTACGGCAAGATCACAAAAATTCTTTCGAAATCTTGTCTTTTGCCCGGTCCACATAGTCCTGAACCGTTCTCTTACTTAGACCTAGTTTAGACGAAATTTCCAAAAGCGTCAAGCCTTGCGCCATGTGAAGCAAGAAACAGGTTCTTTCCCGATCACTCAAGGCCAGTAACGCATCCACAAGCTTCAGACGCTCCGCATCGGTGATCTCCTGTCCGGACAACTTGATATAGATTTCCCGTTGCCGATAAACGTCCGTAATCTCGACGCCACGGCGGCTGCCTGGCCGTCTCCCGCGTTTTAACCACGTCAGGGCATATCTCATGTCGGACAGCATTTCAGAGACCGTATCCGCCTCTTCGCCTCCTGTGGATCGTTCAGATCCAGACTCTTCCGGTACTTGTCCAAGACATATGCCTCTGTAGAGTATTGGCTGATCAGTGTCTCGATCCATGTCGCTTTGGTTGTCGTTGTCATCTAGTTCACCACCTCTGTCTGAATGATTTTGTCCAGGTACCACCGTGCTTTACGTAAGTCCTCCATGCCGCCTTTATGGTTATACCTGCTGCAGTATTTCAACACGTTGCCCAAGCAGAACGCCTGGAACCCTTCTGGACCAAGTTTGGCCCGAATATAGTCTATCGTCTCGATCCCACCGAAGGTGTAATGCTGCGGGTTGTTAACGGGATCTGGCTGCTGTACGTCTTTCGGCTGGTCATTTGTGTTGGTCATAAGCTATTCCCCCGATGCAGACAGGCGGCCAAGAATCCAACGTGCTCGAGTCAAATCCTGAATTGCGGATTCCAAACGCTGAACCTCGCTGTCCGGTTCCTCACTCTCCGTCTCCAGATGACTTATCTGCTCCTTCAGCTCTTCGATACGATCCATTAAGCGGTTATTCTCTCTAATCAAATCGTCTCGCTCTTTAACCAATTCTTTATTTTTGATCTGCACTATTTCGTTGTGCCTTGTCCATTGTCGATCAGATTCATCCCGCTTATCTCGAAGCTGTTCAACCTCAGCCCAGGCTTTCGTCGCTTCGTTCTGTGCTGTCACCATTCTTTGATCAAGACGCTGATTCTCTACAGTCAGCCGCTCGATCTCCTTCTCTGCTTTATCCAGCAGCTCAGCTTTCGGATCCGCAGCAGGTGAGACGTCCTTCTCACGAAGAAGCTTCTCCTGTCCAGGCTTCCGGGCTTCTGCCCATTTACTGACGTGATTATATACTGTCGCCTCAGTAACGCTCTGTTCTTTGGCGATTAGGGCAATAGACTTTCCGGAAGCACGCTCTGCATTGAACTGATCTTCGGTCAAATTAAATTTAGCTTTGGCCATATCTTTATCCCCCTTGGGTCTGGTTTTTATCTCAATCGGCTTTTTGAAGGCCTTATCCCGCTTAGTCGCCGGGTATTTCCTCCGGATCTCTTCCAGTTCTTCCGGTGTCAGCTGCGTGGTGGTGACTGGTGATGGCGGAGATCCTTTCAGTTCGTTTTCTCTTCGCTTTATGCCATAGTGCCAGTTACTCAAAGGGCTCACCCTCTCTATTTGATCCGCTCAATCCGGGCTTTCAGTGCGTCCAGAAGCTTGTCCTGTGTGGCTGCCTTACCTTCCAGGGCTTTCATCACGTCTTCGTCAGCTCCACCTTGCACCACCAGGTGATGCAGAATAACCTTCTGCTTCTGGCCCTGCCTGTGCAGACGGCCGTTCGCTTGCTGGTAAAGCTCCAAGCTCCAGTTCAGGCCGAACCACACCACATGGTTCCCCCGTCCTGCAGGTTAAGGCCATACGCTGCACTGGCGGGATGGGCAAGCAGGATATCCACCTTGCCGGCATTCCAATCCAGTTGGTCCTGCGGCGTCTTCAGCTCCCGGATCCGTAAGGACGTTTTCTCCAAAGCCTTCTTGATCCGAGTCAGGTCATGCTGGAAGCTGTAGAACACCAAAGCCGATTTACCGTTAAGCTGTTCCACCAGCTCCATGAAAGCCTCGACCTTGTTATCGTGGATCTCGAAGACCTGCCGGTTCTCATCGTACAAGGCTCCGTTACACAGCTGCAGCAACTTGCCTGATAGCGCCGCTGCGCTGGTGACGGATATCTCCGTTCCGTCCTCGATCTCCAGAAGCAACTGCTTCTCCAACTGGTTATATTGCTTCTGGGCTTTCGCATCCAAGACAACGGGAATGACGTTCACGATACTATCAGGCAGTTCCAGATAATCCTCAGCCTTCATGCTGATGCATAGATCCGCGATCTTACGCTGAATCACATCATCCGCACCGGGTTTTGCCATGTATCCATGACCGTTGTAGTTCTTCTCAAAGTATTTCGTACGGTACCCGTAATGTTCCTCTCCAGGCGTTGCCCCTGATCAAGAAGATTCACCTGTGCCCACAAGTCAAGCAATCCATTCGGTGCTGGTGTACCAGTCAGGCCCACGATCCGCTTGATATGCGGCCGTACCCACGTCAGTACCTTGAATCGCTTCGCCTGGTGATTCTTGAAGCTGGATAGCTC
This window contains:
- a CDS encoding sigma factor-like helix-turn-helix DNA-binding protein, coding for MLSDMRYALTWLKRGRRPGSRRGVEITDVYRQREIYIKLSGQEITDAERLKLVDALLALSDRERTCFLLHMAQGLTLLEISSKLGLSKRTVQDYVDRAKDKISKEFL
- a CDS encoding DUF3310 domain-containing protein; the protein is MTNTNDQPKDVQQPDPVNNPQHYTFGGIETIDYIRAKLGPEGFQAFCLGNVLKYCSRYNHKGGMEDLRKARWYLDKIIQTEVVN